The segment CCCAGCTTCATCCCGCACTCGTAGAGGGTGTCGGCCTCCTGCCGGCCGGCCCCGCACAGGATCGCGCCCGCCTTGGCGCTCGATGCGTACAGCGCCCCCGTCTTCAGGCGATAGCATTGCAGCAGCTCCGCGCCGTCGCCCGCCCGGGCCGCCTCGGTCACGTCCATCTCCTGCCCCTCGAACATCTCGCAGGCGGCCTTCGCGAGTTCCAGGGCAGCGGCCACCCGGCGCTCGGCCGACGCCAGGGGGTTTCGCAGGGCGATGCGGTAGCCGAGGTTCACGAGGAAGGCGGGGGCCATGTCCACGGCCCACCGAGGGAAGCGCAGGTGGGCGCACGGCTTGCCGCGCCGCACGGTCGCGTTGTCCATCGAGGGCAGATCATCGAGCAGGAGCGACGCCGCGTGGGCGAGTTCGGCGCCGCACGCGCCGGGCATGCAGATGCTCATGGCCCTGTCGTCAAACACGCACCCGGCCGCCACGGTGGCCATGGCGCGCCAGCGATGGCCCCCGCCCAGCGCCGCGTAGCGGGCCACGCGGCTCACCTGGGTGTCGGCCGTGAGCGCGAAGCCGGCCTCTAACGCCTGCTCCACCTCGCAGCGCACCCGTGCCTTGAAGCTTTCGAACTCGCTCTCGATGCCCACGCGCCGGTCCTGTCCCAACTGCATGGCTCATCCGTCCGCCCCGTCCGGGGCCGATTGCGGCAACAGGGATGTTACCAGGGTGCGCCGCAGGTGTCAACTCGGGATGCCGCGGCACGGCGTCAGAAAGCGAACACCAATATGCCCGCTTCGAGCCGAGCGAGGAGCTGGGAGTGCGGCGTTCCGCTCGGCCCTTGCCATCCTGCGCACCTGGGAGGGGACGATGTGTTCGGAACCAACCCGTCAAGCCACGCGCTGCCTCGGCTTCGCAACACCTCGGCCGAATGAAGTGGGGCCTCAGGCACGCAGCTCAGAGAGCGAGGCAGTTCGCAGTGCGGGCTTCAGCCCGTACTGGACGTCGAGGGTGCGGCCTGAAGGCCGCACTGCAAACTCCGCTTCATTCGGCTGAAGTGTTACTCGGCTTCTTCCATCGTGGCGAACGTGGAGATGAAGGGGGCACGCCCACCTCCCGCCTCCTCCGGCAGAAGCCTCACGGAGAGCCGTTCCGCGGGGGCATGCGCCCATTTCTTGCGGGCAGCATACGGGCCGCGCGTGTCGCAGTCGCCACGGCAGCCGTTGGCGGTGCCTTTCGGGAACGGAGCGGAGTGCTACGCCCATCCGCAAGGTTACAGCCAACGCTCCGCGCCGTCAACCCGTGATTCCCGCAGGAGCGCGGAGCGGCCCATCGCGCGCCGTCCCCGATTTGACACGCCAGGCCGCCGCAAGTACGATCGGCGGGGCTGGTGGAAAGAAGCCTCTTTGTGAAAGGGTCGGGCCGGTGAATGAGATTCTGCGCAAGGAACGCTACTCCGACGCGGTGTTCATGATGGCGATTGACACGCCGCTGATCGCCCGCAAGGCGAAGGCGGGGCAGTTCGTCATCATTCGGGCGACTGAGGAGGGGGAACGAATCCCTCTGACCATCGCCGACTTCGACCGCGAGAAGGGCGAGCTCGTCATCGTGGTGCAGGAGATCGGCAAGTCCACCAAGATGCTGGGCACGATGGAGCCGGGGGAGAAGATTCTCGACATCACCGGCCCGTTGGGCGTGCCCACGCACATCGCCAAAGTGGGCACCGTGTGCTGCGTGGGCGGCGGCGTGGGCATCGCGGCCGTGCACCCCGTGGCCCGGGCCTTCAAGGAGGCCGGCAACCGCGTCATCTCGATCATCGGCGCACGCAACCGGTCGCTGCTCTTCTGGGAGAACGAGATGCGGGCCGCGAGCAGCGAGCTGATCGTCACCACCGACGACGGGTCGTACGCCGCCAAGGGCTTCGTCACCGACCGGCTGAATGAGCTGGTGAGGGCCGGCACGAAGATTGACGAGGTGTTCGCCGTGGGCCCCACCGTGATGATGCGCGCCGTGGCCGAGGCCACGCGGCCCCACCAGATCAAGACCACCGTGAGCCTCAACCCGATCATGGTGGACGGCACGGGCATGTGCGGCGGCTGCCGCGTGCTCGTGGGCGGCAAGGCCAAGTTCGCCTGCGTGCACGGCCCCGATTTCGATGCTCACGAGGTGGACTTCGGCAACCTGCTCTCGCGCCAGCGGCAGTACCTCGACCAGGAGAAGCTGGCCGTGGAGACCGGGCGGCGCGTGTGACCCCGTGAGGGCCGCGTGGAACCCAGCATCGCGCCACAACCCTCGCCGCGACCGGGCTTCCTGAGGCGGCATCGCGCGACGATCCTTCTGGCGGGCGTGGTGCTCTACACCCTGGCCCTCGGGGTGGCCGTGTGCGACGAGGCGTTCCACCTGGGCCTCTTCCCCACGGCCCTCGAGCGCCAGGCCCGCGACCAGATCGCCCTCTTCGACAGCCCCGACGAGGCCACCCGCCGCGAAGCCGCCGACACACTGGTGCGCCGGGTGGATGCGTTCGTGGCCATCCCCGAGCTGATTCGGGCTCTGGGCTCCGGCTCCGCGCCGGTGCGCGAGGGCGCGAGCGCCTGCCTTCGCCGTCTTGCCGCGGGCGGCCCGCCGTTCGACCCCGCCGCGCCGCCGGCCGAACGTCGCGCGGCCGTCGCCGCCTGGGGGCAGTGGTGGCGCGAGAACAAAGGCAGATTCTGAGCGCCTCCCTCATCCTTGAACGCGCCAGCCAAATGGGTATAATCGGCTGGCTGGGCTACACGGACACACACGGACGTGCAGGGACGGGCAGGCTGCCCGCGTGCGAGCCCTCTTCGGTGCGGTCCGTGCGAGTCCGTGTCACTGGGCTTCCTGAGGCCCTTGTGGCTCCGCGGAGCGTTCTCCTGTGCCGAACGATGAGCTCGCATACCTGCGCCTGATGAAGCTCATCCGCGCCTTCGAGGAGCGGGTGGACCGCCTGTTCGTGGAGGCGCGCATCCACGGCACCACGCACCTGTGCATCGGGCAGGAGGCGGTGCCCGTGGGCGCCTGCGCCGCCGTGCGGCCCACCGACCTGGCCAGCGGCAGCCACCGCGGCCACGGCCTCGCCCTGGCCAAAGGTCTCGATGTGAAGCGCCTGATGGCCGAGCTGCTCGGCCGCCGGGACGGCTACTGCCAGGGCAAGGGCGGCACCCAGCACGTGGCCAGCCTCGAGCACGGCTTCCTCGGCACCAACGGCATCACGGGCGGCGGCATCCCCGTCGCCACGGGCGCCGCGCTCGCGGCCAAGCTGCGGCGCACGGGACAGGTCGTGCTCTCGTTCTTCGGCGACGGGGCCTCGAACCAGGGCACGTTCCACGAATCGCTCAACATGGCCGCCGTGTGGCGTCTGCCCATCGTCTACGTGTGCGAGAACAACCTCTACGCGATGTCCACGCCCCTCCACGAGGCCACCGCGGTCGAACGCATCGCCGCGCGGGCCGCCGCCTATGGCATGCCGGGCGAGACGGTGGACGGCAACGACGTGCTCGAGGTGCGCGAGGCGGTGCGCCGCGCCGCCGAGCGGGCGCGCGCGGGCGGCGGCCCCACGCTGCTCGAGTGCACCACGTACCGCCACGTCGGCCACTCGAAGAGCGACGAGCGCGAGTACCGCACCCGCGAAGAGGAGCAGTGCTGGCTCGCCCTCGACCCGATCCTGCGCTCCGAGCGGCGCCTCGAGGGGCAGGGCGCGTTGTCGGCCGAGGCCCTGGGGGCGATGAACGCGGACGTGGCGGCGGAACTGGACGCGGCCGTGGCCTTCGCCGAGGCCAGCCCGCCCCTCGATCCCCGCCTGGCCGCTGAGGGCGTCTACGCCGAGTGAGGCTGCCGTGGCCACGATGACCTACTCCCAGGCGATTCGGGCCGCGCTCGTCGAGGAGATGGAGCGCGACGAGCGGGTGATCCTGCTCGGCGAAGACATCGCGCTCTACGGCGGCGCGTTCCGCGTGACGCGCGACCTCGCGAAGCGCTTCGGCCCCGAGCGGGTGCTCAACACGCCGATCTCCGAGAACAGCTTCGTGGGGGTGGCCGTGGGCGCCGCGCTGGTGGGGCTGCGGCCGGTCGTGGAGATCATGTTCATGGACTTCATCGCCCTGGCGATGGACCAGATCGTGAACCACGCGGCGAAGTTCCACTACCTCTACGGCGGGCAGGCGCGGGTGCCGATGGTGGTGCGCGCCCCCGCCGGGGCGGGCCGCGGCTACGGGGCCAGCCACTCGCAGAGCCTCGAGGCCTGGTTCGTCCACACCCCGGGGCTCAAGGTCGTCGCACCGTCCACCCCGCGCGACGCGCACGGCCTGCTCAAGGCGGCGATCCGCGACGACAATCCCGTGGTGTTCGTCGAGAACAAGCTCCTCTACGGCGCCAAGGGCGACGTGCCCGACCCCGCCGAGGTCCTGCCGCTGGGCCAGGCGGCCGTGGTGCGCGAAGGCGAGGACGTGACGCTGGTGGCCTACTCGCGGATGACGGGGCTGGCCCTCGAGGCCGCCGCGCGCCTGGAGGAGCACGGGATGCGCTGCGAGGTGCTGGACCTCCGCACGCTGGCCCCGCTGGACGAGGCGGCCCTGCTGGCCTCTGTCGCCAAGACGCGCCGGGCGGTGATTGTCGAGGAAGACACCCGCCGCGGCGGCGTGGGGGCCGAGGTGGCCGCCGTCATCGCCGAGGGCGGTTTCGGCCATCTCGATTCGCCCGTGCGCCGCGTGGCGTGCGCCGATGCCCCCATCCCGTGCAGCCCGACGCTCGAGCAGGCGCTCCTGCCGTCGGTCGAGAAAATCGTGGCCGCCGTGGAGAGCCTGATCTGAGGGGATGGATGGATGACCGGATGGCTGGATGAATGCCGGAGCCTGCGGGCTCCTTCACCCATCCATTCATCCACCCATCCGTTTGTCCGCCTGGTTTCGCGCAAGTGCGGGGACGCTACATGGTAACCAAGGTCATCATGCCCAAACTGGCCGCCAACATCGAGGAGGCCACCATCGGCCAGTGGTTTAAGCAGGAGGGCGAGCCGGTGGCGGCCGGCGAGCCGCTCTTCGAGGCCATCACCGACAAGGCCGCCGTCGAGGTCAAGGCCGAAGCGGCCGGCGTGCTCCGCCGCATCGTGGCCCGCGAGAACAGCGTGGTGCCGGTCGGCCAGGTGATCGCGCTCGTGGGCGGCGCCGACGAGCCGCTGCCCGAGGTCGAGGCCCCGCGCGCCGCGCCCAGGCCCGCGGCGACCGCCGTCAAGGCCTCCTTCGGCGCGCGGCGCCTGGCCAAGGAGCTGGGCGTGGACCTCGCGGCCCTCACGCCCTCGCGGCCCGACGGCCGCATCACCGAGGACGACGTGCGGCAGGCCGCGGCCCAGACCCGGGGGCCGGCCATCCGCGAGCGCCTCCCGCTCAGCCCCCTCAAGCGCGCCGTGGACAGCCACCTCGCCCGCATCGCGCGCGAGGTGGTGGCCGCGTTCGTAAGCCTCGACGTGCGGTTCGACGCCGTGCAACGGGCCCTGCCCGGCCTCAGCCGCCAGGCGGGGCGGCCCGTGCTGGCGCGCGACGTGATCCTCCACGAGGCCGCCCGCCTGCTGCCGGCGCACCCCCTGCTCAACGCCTGCTACAGCGACGATGCCATTCTCGTCTACCAGCCCGTCAACATCGGCCTGGCCTTCGACATCGAGCGCGACAACACCGTGCTGGTGCCCGTGATCCGCGATGCCGATCGCAAGCCCCTCGCCGAGCTCGCGCGCGAGGCCGCCGCGCTGGCCGAGCACGCGCGCGGCCACCACCTCGACCTGGGCGAACAGCGGGACGCCACGTTCACCATCGCCGACCAGAGCGCGCTGGGCATCGGCAGCTTCGTGCCGATCCTCAACGAGCGCCAGAGCGCCATCCTGGCCGTCAGCTCGGTCCGCCAGGCGGCCGTGGCGGACGGGCAGGGGATCGTCGCCGCGCCCGTGGCGAACCTCGCCGTGGCCTTCGACCACCGCGTGCTGAACGCCACCGCAGCCGCACGCTTCCTCCACGCCCTCAAGGACGCCCTCGAAGGACTCTCCGCCCCCGCGGACTCCTGCTGACCGCGCTCCCGAAGGTCCAGGACCTTCGGGAGGCGCAGCTGGCTTCTGAAGGCAGTGCCATGCGCGTCTTCTACGTGCGACCCTCGGACAACGGCAACTACGGCATCGAGGCGGCCCTGGCCAACTGCCAGCGGCGGATCGAGGAACTGCACGTCGCCCTCTTCCGCGGGGCGTGTGTGCCGCTCGAACCGCTGAACTTCGACCCCCGAGAGCAGGGCCTGGCCCACCTGAACCGCTACGACGTGGCCATCCTGGCGGGGCTGGACCCCGTGGCGCTGTCGGCGGCCGAGCTGCTGGCCGTGGCGGC is part of the Planctomycetota bacterium genome and harbors:
- a CDS encoding polyprenyl synthetase family protein codes for the protein MQLGQDRRVGIESEFESFKARVRCEVEQALEAGFALTADTQVSRVARYAALGGGHRWRAMATVAAGCVFDDRAMSICMPGACGAELAHAASLLLDDLPSMDNATVRRGKPCAHLRFPRWAVDMAPAFLVNLGYRIALRNPLASAERRVAAALELAKAACEMFEGQEMDVTEAARAGDGAELLQCYRLKTGALYASSAKAGAILCGAGRQEADTLYECGMKLGLSYQILDDTADVLGGVERAGKPTGLDGAKPTALAFYGVEGAEARASELAEQALASLDAFGPRADMLRCLIRKASWVQTA
- a CDS encoding sulfide/dihydroorotate dehydrogenase-like FAD/NAD-binding protein, which codes for MNEILRKERYSDAVFMMAIDTPLIARKAKAGQFVIIRATEEGERIPLTIADFDREKGELVIVVQEIGKSTKMLGTMEPGEKILDITGPLGVPTHIAKVGTVCCVGGGVGIAAVHPVARAFKEAGNRVISIIGARNRSLLFWENEMRAASSELIVTTDDGSYAAKGFVTDRLNELVRAGTKIDEVFAVGPTVMMRAVAEATRPHQIKTTVSLNPIMVDGTGMCGGCRVLVGGKAKFACVHGPDFDAHEVDFGNLLSRQRQYLDQEKLAVETGRRV
- a CDS encoding thiamine pyrophosphate-dependent dehydrogenase E1 component subunit alpha, which gives rise to MPNDELAYLRLMKLIRAFEERVDRLFVEARIHGTTHLCIGQEAVPVGACAAVRPTDLASGSHRGHGLALAKGLDVKRLMAELLGRRDGYCQGKGGTQHVASLEHGFLGTNGITGGGIPVATGAALAAKLRRTGQVVLSFFGDGASNQGTFHESLNMAAVWRLPIVYVCENNLYAMSTPLHEATAVERIAARAAAYGMPGETVDGNDVLEVREAVRRAAERARAGGGPTLLECTTYRHVGHSKSDEREYRTREEEQCWLALDPILRSERRLEGQGALSAEALGAMNADVAAELDAAVAFAEASPPLDPRLAAEGVYAE
- a CDS encoding alpha-ketoacid dehydrogenase subunit beta, giving the protein MTYSQAIRAALVEEMERDERVILLGEDIALYGGAFRVTRDLAKRFGPERVLNTPISENSFVGVAVGAALVGLRPVVEIMFMDFIALAMDQIVNHAAKFHYLYGGQARVPMVVRAPAGAGRGYGASHSQSLEAWFVHTPGLKVVAPSTPRDAHGLLKAAIRDDNPVVFVENKLLYGAKGDVPDPAEVLPLGQAAVVREGEDVTLVAYSRMTGLALEAAARLEEHGMRCEVLDLRTLAPLDEAALLASVAKTRRAVIVEEDTRRGGVGAEVAAVIAEGGFGHLDSPVRRVACADAPIPCSPTLEQALLPSVEKIVAAVESLI
- a CDS encoding 2-oxo acid dehydrogenase subunit E2; this translates as MVTKVIMPKLAANIEEATIGQWFKQEGEPVAAGEPLFEAITDKAAVEVKAEAAGVLRRIVARENSVVPVGQVIALVGGADEPLPEVEAPRAAPRPAATAVKASFGARRLAKELGVDLAALTPSRPDGRITEDDVRQAAAQTRGPAIRERLPLSPLKRAVDSHLARIAREVVAAFVSLDVRFDAVQRALPGLSRQAGRPVLARDVILHEAARLLPAHPLLNACYSDDAILVYQPVNIGLAFDIERDNTVLVPVIRDADRKPLAELAREAAALAEHARGHHLDLGEQRDATFTIADQSALGIGSFVPILNERQSAILAVSSVRQAAVADGQGIVAAPVANLAVAFDHRVLNATAAARFLHALKDALEGLSAPADSC